In Deltaproteobacteria bacterium, a single window of DNA contains:
- a CDS encoding PD40 domain-containing protein: MWPRSGGAVKLVLCLLVLAAGHPARAFNLERVSVDSAGAQGNSDSDTASISADGRYVAFNSGASNLVAGDTNGSLDVFVHDRVTGTTERVSVDSTGAQGNSSSGSPSISADGRYVAFTSNASNLVAGDTNGFADAFVHDRVTGATERVSVDSIGAQGNSGGYAASISADGHYVALVSDASNLVAGDTNGFADAFVHDRMTGATERVSVDSTGAQSNGRTYTASISADGRYVAFGSGASNLVTGDTHGYVAVFVHDRMTGATELGSVDSTGAAGSGTAYAASISADGRYVAFASDARLVAGDTNANGDVFVHDRMTGATELVSVDGTGVQGNGVSYAASISADGRYVAFGSEASNLVAGDTNSSEEVFVHDRMTGATTSVSVNSTGA; encoded by the coding sequence GTGTGGCCGCGCTCGGGGGGCGCGGTCAAGTTGGTACTCTGCCTCCTGGTATTGGCGGCAGGGCACCCGGCGCGCGCCTTCAACCTCGAGCGGGTGAGCGTCGACAGCGCCGGTGCGCAGGGGAACAGCGATAGCGATACCGCCTCAATCAGTGCCGACGGCCGCTACGTGGCTTTCAATTCGGGTGCCAGCAACCTCGTCGCTGGTGACACAAACGGTTCTCTCGACGTGTTCGTCCACGACCGAGTGACTGGCACCACTGAGCGGGTGAGCGTCGACAGCACCGGCGCACAGGGGAACAGCTCCAGCGGTAGCCCTTCAATCAGTGCCGACGGCCGCTACGTGGCCTTCACGTCGAATGCCAGTAACCTGGTTGCCGGTGACACAAACGGTTTTGCAGACGCGTTCGTCCACGACCGAGTGACCGGCGCCACCGAGCGGGTGAGTGTCGACAGCATCGGTGCGCAGGGGAACAGCGGTGGCTATGCCGCTTCAATCAGTGCCGACGGCCATTACGTGGCCTTAGTGTCGGATGCCAGCAACCTCGTTGCCGGTGACACAAACGGCTTTGCAGACGCATTCGTCCACGATCGAATGACCGGCGCCACCGAGCGAGTGAGCGTCGACAGCACCGGTGCGCAGAGCAACGGCCGCACTTATACCGCTTCAATCAGTGCCGACGGCCGCTACGTGGCCTTCGGGTCGGGGGCCAGCAACCTGGTTACCGGTGACACACATGGTTACGTAGCAGTGTTCGTCCACGACCGAATGACGGGTGCCACCGAATTAGGGAGCGTCGACAGCACCGGTGCGGCGGGGAGCGGCACCGCCTATGCCGCTTCAATCAGTGCCGACGGCCGCTACGTAGCCTTCGCGTCGGATGCAAGGCTCGTTGCCGGTGACACAAACGCGAATGGAGACGTGTTCGTCCACGACCGAATGACCGGCGCCACCGAGTTAGTGAGCGTCGACGGCACCGGTGTGCAGGGCAACGGCGTCAGCTATGCCGCTTCAATCAGTGCCGACGGCCGCTACGTGGCCTTTGGGTCAGAAGCGAGCAACCTGGTTGCTGGTGACACAAACAGTTCCGAAGAAGTGTTCGTCCACGACCGAATGACCGGAGCCACCACGTCGGTGAGCGTCAACAGCACCGGTGCGTAG
- the ftsZ gene encoding cell division protein FtsZ, with protein MIELAGREAVGASIKVVGIGGGGGNAVNTMIASGLPGVEFITCNTDMQALRASLAPVKVQLGEQLTKGLGAGANPDIGREAALEDAERMREVLAGADMVFITAGMGGGTGTGGAPVVARIAKELGALTVGVVTKPFQFEGKKRMRQATEGIERLKEAVDTLIAIPNQRLLAVAARNTSLLETFKKADDVLLQAVRGISDLITVHGLINLDFADVRTIMAEMGMAMMGCGVATGETRAVEAAQKAVASPLLEDVSIQGARGVLINITGSPTLSLHEVNEAATLIQEEAHEDANIIFGAVIDETMGDEIRITVIATGFDGAAVQARPAPTATPMPANGHGAREVHREPIAPTVPASRTQSRVAEPSRPAPRVAASSAPRRVVHMGTIIDDMDSPTWQRPKALDKHDARVEQVPGFTISEEDEGTYDIPAFLRKQAE; from the coding sequence ATGATTGAGTTGGCAGGACGTGAGGCGGTGGGCGCATCGATTAAAGTGGTCGGCATCGGGGGCGGGGGCGGCAACGCGGTCAACACCATGATCGCGTCGGGCCTGCCGGGTGTGGAGTTCATTACCTGCAACACCGACATGCAAGCGCTGCGAGCCAGCCTCGCGCCAGTCAAAGTACAACTCGGTGAGCAACTGACGAAGGGCCTCGGCGCCGGTGCGAACCCAGACATCGGTCGCGAGGCCGCGCTCGAAGACGCGGAGCGCATGCGCGAAGTGCTCGCCGGGGCCGACATGGTGTTCATCACCGCCGGCATGGGTGGCGGCACCGGCACCGGTGGTGCGCCGGTGGTGGCGCGCATCGCCAAAGAGCTCGGCGCCCTGACGGTCGGCGTGGTCACCAAGCCGTTTCAGTTCGAAGGTAAGAAACGGATGCGTCAGGCCACCGAAGGGATCGAGCGACTCAAGGAAGCCGTCGATACCTTGATCGCTATTCCCAATCAGCGCCTGCTCGCCGTCGCCGCGCGCAACACCTCGCTGCTGGAAACTTTCAAGAAGGCCGACGACGTGTTGCTGCAGGCGGTGCGCGGTATCTCGGATCTCATTACGGTCCACGGACTGATCAACCTCGACTTCGCCGATGTACGGACGATCATGGCCGAGATGGGCATGGCGATGATGGGCTGCGGTGTAGCGACCGGCGAGACGCGCGCGGTCGAAGCGGCGCAGAAGGCGGTGGCGAGCCCGCTGCTGGAAGATGTGTCGATTCAAGGCGCACGCGGCGTACTGATCAACATCACCGGCAGCCCGACGTTGTCGCTACACGAAGTCAACGAAGCGGCGACGCTGATTCAGGAAGAGGCGCACGAAGATGCCAACATCATCTTCGGTGCGGTGATCGATGAGACCATGGGCGACGAGATCCGCATCACGGTGATCGCTACCGGCTTCGACGGTGCTGCGGTGCAGGCGCGGCCGGCCCCGACCGCGACCCCAATGCCTGCGAACGGCCACGGTGCGCGCGAGGTCCACCGCGAACCGATCGCGCCGACGGTTCCGGCAAGCCGTACCCAGAGTCGCGTGGCGGAGCCGTCGCGTCCGGCGCCGCGCGTTGCGGCGTCGAGCGCTCCGCGCCGGGTGGTCCACATGGGCACCATCATCGACGACATGGACTCGCCGACCTGGCAGCGTCCGAAGGCACTCGACAAACACGACGCCCGCGTCGAACAAGTCCCCGGCTTCACGATCTCGGAAGAAGATGAAGGTACCTATGACATCCCCGCGTTCCTGCGCAAACAGGCAGAGTGA
- a CDS encoding TetR/AcrR family transcriptional regulator has product MAHAQVVEVTPRDKILEAAEHLFARRGFAGVGLSEVAEAAGLSKSSLFHHFKSKVDLYAAVVGRILDHIDLRMTRALAAGGDPLTRIDRWLDTLVDFLGESPSHARLLLRSLFEDDDLTGTSEEEQHVDATTKRLLATAGDLLREGMAAGHLRAANIGHTLQSLIGLTIYHFASGQLGEDLLGRSQFTPIEIKRRKQEVKALLRHGLASGRAHSDHEED; this is encoded by the coding sequence ATGGCGCACGCCCAAGTTGTTGAAGTCACCCCGCGTGACAAAATTCTGGAAGCCGCCGAGCATTTGTTTGCTCGGCGCGGCTTTGCCGGCGTGGGACTGAGTGAGGTCGCCGAAGCGGCGGGGCTCAGCAAGTCGTCGCTGTTCCATCACTTCAAGAGCAAGGTCGATCTCTACGCCGCGGTAGTCGGACGCATCCTCGACCACATCGACCTGCGCATGACGCGCGCGCTGGCGGCCGGCGGCGATCCGCTCACGCGTATCGATCGCTGGCTCGACACGTTGGTCGATTTCCTTGGTGAGAGTCCCTCGCACGCGCGCTTGCTGTTGCGTTCGCTGTTCGAGGACGACGACCTCACCGGCACCAGCGAAGAAGAGCAGCACGTCGATGCCACCACCAAGCGTTTGCTCGCCACCGCGGGCGATCTGTTGCGCGAAGGCATGGCGGCGGGTCACTTGCGCGCCGCCAACATCGGCCACACCTTGCAGAGTCTGATCGGCTTGACCATCTATCACTTCGCATCCGGGCAGCTCGGCGAGGATCTGCTCGGCCGCTCGCAGTTCACGCCGATTGAGATCAAGCGACGCAAACAAGAAGTCAAAGCGCTGCTCCGCCACGGCTTGGCCAGTGGCCGCGCTCATTCTGATCACGAGGAGGATTGA
- a CDS encoding NYN domain-containing protein — translation MAKKVAAKKPATKVRARRVTAKPAARAAVKPKRAAATTKPGRAKATTKRSLPAAGGARRAIFIDVENTSSEVDLMRVIDALAVDRTVQPTEVTAVGNWKSVAQGLARRLAALGAQLVHSAPATGVRDWSDLWIAVAAGCWLGQSSPGDRLEIISADRAFDAVGDLAAVRGVTFQRLSYKTVAASTTASSTSSSEPRRHSRRGGRGRRRPSTAAHTTHAPQSQSASHPVAHPAVHPAPHRPRLTESSIPTAQLQEEGRSASHEQIAAVIGRLAGGDPHRWVNLDVLANALKSEGFTRPPGSPRLVTRLRKLKDIELSPNGMVRVGSSAQTAAESDIAVVAVAPEPGAAESGAAESDAPEADPPTTAMAAPRRRSRRRGGRGRRRPNQSGTGATLDGNVVPPPPDEDNDANGNRV, via the coding sequence GTGGCCAAGAAGGTTGCCGCCAAGAAGCCGGCAACCAAAGTGCGCGCACGACGGGTGACGGCGAAGCCCGCGGCGCGCGCGGCCGTAAAACCGAAACGCGCAGCGGCCACGACGAAGCCGGGCCGCGCGAAGGCAACGACAAAGCGGTCGCTGCCAGCAGCCGGTGGAGCGCGGCGCGCGATCTTCATCGACGTCGAGAACACCAGCAGCGAGGTCGATCTCATGCGGGTCATCGATGCGCTCGCCGTCGACCGCACCGTGCAGCCGACCGAAGTCACGGCGGTCGGCAACTGGAAGTCGGTGGCGCAAGGGTTGGCTCGGCGGCTGGCCGCGCTCGGCGCGCAACTCGTCCACAGCGCGCCGGCGACTGGCGTGCGCGATTGGAGCGATCTGTGGATCGCCGTCGCCGCCGGCTGTTGGCTCGGCCAATCGTCGCCGGGCGATCGCTTGGAGATCATTTCAGCCGACCGCGCCTTCGATGCGGTTGGCGACCTCGCCGCGGTGCGCGGCGTGACCTTCCAGCGGCTCTCCTACAAGACGGTCGCGGCATCAACAACCGCGTCGTCCACCTCAAGTAGTGAACCGCGCCGGCACAGTCGCCGCGGCGGCCGCGGCCGGCGCCGGCCCAGCACGGCGGCACATACGACGCATGCGCCACAGTCGCAGTCGGCTTCGCATCCTGTTGCGCATCCCGCCGTTCATCCCGCGCCACATCGACCGCGCCTCACCGAGTCCTCAATTCCAACCGCGCAGCTCCAAGAAGAAGGGCGTTCCGCCTCGCACGAACAGATCGCCGCCGTGATCGGACGGTTGGCGGGCGGTGATCCCCATCGCTGGGTCAATCTCGACGTGCTCGCCAATGCACTGAAGAGCGAAGGCTTCACCCGACCGCCGGGTTCGCCGCGACTGGTCACCCGGTTGCGTAAGTTGAAGGACATCGAACTCAGCCCCAACGGGATGGTGCGCGTCGGTAGCAGCGCGCAAACAGCGGCGGAGAGTGACATTGCTGTTGTAGCTGTCGCACCCGAACCTGGCGCAGCCGAATCCGGCGCAGCCGAATCCGACGCGCCAGAAGCCGATCCGCCCACCACAGCCATGGCCGCGCCGCGGCGGCGATCACGCCGGCGCGGTGGGCGCGGCCGGCGGCGTCCCAACCAGTCCGGTACTGGTGCCACGCTCGATGGCAACGTGGTACCGCCACCGCCCGATGAGGACAACGACGCCAACGGCAACCGCGTCTAA
- a CDS encoding DoxX family protein, giving the protein MSYLVLAGRILFAAIFIAAAPRHFTGEGIAHAAELGVPLAGLLVPVSGVMSALGGVSILVGYQTRIGAWLLVAFLVPVTAMMHAFWTVKEPLLIHTQQAMFMKNLALLGAALLIAYFGAGPASLDNR; this is encoded by the coding sequence ATGAGCTACCTGGTGTTGGCTGGACGGATCTTGTTTGCTGCGATCTTTATTGCGGCCGCTCCGCGGCACTTCACTGGCGAGGGCATCGCCCACGCTGCCGAGCTTGGGGTCCCATTGGCGGGCCTGCTGGTCCCGGTATCCGGCGTGATGTCGGCGCTCGGCGGGGTGAGCATCCTCGTCGGCTATCAGACCAGGATCGGCGCGTGGTTGCTGGTGGCCTTCTTGGTTCCGGTCACCGCCATGATGCATGCGTTCTGGACCGTCAAGGAACCGCTGTTGATCCACACGCAGCAAGCCATGTTCATGAAGAACCTCGCACTCCTCGGCGCGGCGCTGCTCATCGCCTATTTCGGGGCCGGCCCGGCGAGCCTGGACAATCGCTGA